In the genome of Ictalurus furcatus strain D&B chromosome 13, Billie_1.0, whole genome shotgun sequence, one region contains:
- the itga3b gene encoding integrin alpha-3b isoform X2 encodes MIEGMWLGVTVASQTEHPGGRVLACGHRYVKIVQGGGEEQRRMVGKCFVRGNDLSFDHNDLWQDHSYEVCNPNNDMELEGMCNMGISAGMTDSDVYIGCTGSFEWQGNVHVTWRDTTPDNSWDYSEKDLGSLNKRNSYMGYSVTEDMKLLSINEYTVVTGAPRDDSRGSVTLAVKGSTNLEPAIVIPGEQVGSYFGSSITVTDLNNDDWNDLIVGAPFYFDRDEDQGGAVYIFMNENGAFQLKPSVILNGATGSAFGFAVAAIGDINQDGFQDFAVGAPFHDSGKVYIWMGSKEGITNVPSQVIDGKSLGSGGFQTFGYSLSGGMDMDGNKYPDILVGSLDDRIALLRARPVIHLSKNFTVEPKIVDPSQCTDTCITAKMCFTYMLSNGNRNFKKDITVKYTVEADRNRRSPRVQFLNGKSTYTGLLSFSYPTCQELKLQVNEQVTNKLEPVVFLLNVSLSESAVQPQETLQDLDAFPMLSGQQQLTEKTEINFQKECGSDNKCSSNLQVKAQFASEEQTVFPSVDNRQMMEYNSSVKKLVLLVEVSNMPESGREAEDAHHAMLNITVPPTLTYYGFRSKEIECNTNKTVMCNLGNPFKSDRKISFQIIFETFTTLYTEQIVLQLQLSTLSEQSDLYPVPVVLNVENTILTSFSIENAVVNTYFSGKVVGESAMNSTSDIGSLVEYVFKVRVLGEPLGVLGTLVVDFKWPVEVTNGKWLLYVAEILTDGTSESHCVPPGKIVNHLNLTLSMKSSKRHKRDLDNSQPLTEAAITRLTPRKKIFLLDCAEQTARCVTFSCPLRNMSTTSSLTVRARVWNSTMLEDFANAFRVTVKGNATLRLETDKPTIKMKTENREFVVNIDPVPGEETPYNVPLWIYIIAGVAGILLLGIISLILWKCGFFKRASRREMYEAKAQKAQMKIQPSETERLTEDY; translated from the exons ATGATAGAAGGCATGTGGCTTGGCGTGACCGTAGCCAGTCAAACCGAGCATCCTGGTGGACGAGTGTTG GCATGTGGCCACCGCTATGTTAAAATAGTGCAGGGTGGAGGAGAGGAGCAGCGGCGCATGGTGGGCAAATGCTTCGTCCGGGGTAACGACCTGAGCTTTGACCACAATGACTTATGGCAGGACCACTCATACGAAGTGTGCAACCCCAACAACGACATGGAGTTGGAAGGCATGTGTAACATGGGCATTTCTGCAGGCATGACGGACAGCGACGTCTACATCGGCTGCACTGGGAGTTTTGAATGGCAGG GCAACGTGCATGTTACATGGAGAGACACAACCCCAGACAACTCCTGGGATTACAGTGAAAAAGACTTGGGTTCTCTAAACAAGCGCAACAGCTACATGG GCTACTCTGTGACGGAAGACATGAAGTTGTTGAGCATAAACGAGTACACAGTGGTTACAGGGGCTCCCAGAGACGACTCCAGGGGTTCAGTGACACTGGCAGTGAAAGGGTCAACCAACCTCGAGCCTGCAATTGTGATCCCAGGAGAGCAAGTGGGCTCTTACTTTGGGAGCAGTATAACAGTGACGGATCTCAACAATGATGA CTGGAATGACCTGATAGTGGGAGCGCCGTTCTATTTTGACCGCGACGAAGACCAAGGCGGAGCAGTGTACATTTTCATGAACGAAAATGGAGCTTTCCAGCTCAAGCCTAGTGTCATCCTGAACGGTGCCACGGGTTCTGCGTTTGGATTCGCCGTGGCAGCTATAGGAGACATAAATCAGGATGGATTCCAAG ATTTTGCAGTTGGAGCTCCGTTCCATGATTCTGGAAAAGTCTATATATGGATGGGGAGCAAGGAGGGAATAACAAATGTTCCTAGTCAG GTTATTGACGGGAAGTCATTGGGCTCTGGTGGATTCCAGACATTCGGTTATTCCCTTAGCGGAGGCATGGATATGGATGGCAACAAATATCCTGACATTTTAGTCGGGTCTCTCGATGACCGTATAGCACTTCTGAG GGCACGTCCAGTTATCCATTTATCCAAAAACTTCACAGTAGAGCCAAAGATTGTGGATCCCAGCCAGTGCACGGATACTTG TATCACAGCAAAGATGTGTTTTACTTATATGCTGAGCAACGGAAACCGCAACTTCAAGAAGGACATTA cTGTAAAATACACTGTAGAGGCAGACCGCAATCGGCGAAGCCCAAGAGTGCAGTTCCTCAATGGAAAAAGCACATACACAGGCCTCCTATCGTTCTCCTATCCGACCTGCCAGGAGCTCAAGCTTCAAGTAAAC GAGCAAGTAACAAATAAACTGGAGCCAGTTGTGTTTCTCCTAAATGTTTCTCTGAGTGAGTCTGCAGTTCAACCCCAAGAGACACTACAGGACCTTGACGCATTCCCTATGCTCAGTGGCCAGCAGCAGCTGACTGAGAAAACCGAG ATCAACTTCCAGAAGGAGTGTGGCTCTGATAACAAATGTAGCAGTAATCTGCAGGTGAAGgcacagtttgccagtgaagaGCAAACCGTATTCCCCAG TGTAGATAATAGACAGATGATGGAATATAACAGCAGCGTCAAGAAGCTGGTTCTGTTAGTGGAGGTGAGCAACATGCCCGAGAGCGGCAGGGAGGCTGAGGACGCACATCATGCCATGCTCAACATCACCGTTCCCCCTACACTCACCTACTATGGCTTTCGGTCCAAG gAAATTGAGTGTAACACTAACAAGACTGTGATGTGCAATCTTGGAAACCCATTTAAGAGTGACAGGAAG ATTTCCTTTCAGATCATATTTGAGACTTTTACTACACTTTACACAGAGCAGATTGTGCTGCAGCTCCAGCTGTCTAC tctgaGTGAACAGAGTGACCTGTATCCTGTGCCAGTCGTCCTCAATGTGGAGAACACAATCCTCACCTCTTTCTCTAT AGAGAACGCAGTGGTGAACACTTATTTTAGTGGTAAAGTGGTGGGTGAGTCAGCCATGAACAGCACAAGTGACATCGGCAGTCTAGTGGAGTACGTCTTCAAG GTGCGTGTGTTGGGAGAACCACTGGGAGTGTTAGGGACTCTGGTCGTGGACTTTAAATGGCCTGTTGAGGTGACAAACGGTAAATGGCTGCTGTATGTGGCAGAGATCTTAACTGACGGGACGTCTGAGTCACACTGCGTTCCTCCGGGAAAAATCGTTAATCATCTGAACTTAACA CTGTCAATGAAGAGCTCGAAGCGGCATAAGCGAGATTTGGACAACAGCCAGCCACTCACTGAAGCAGCTATAACCCGCCTCACTCCGCGCAAAAAGATCTTCCTGCTG GACTGTGCGGAGCAGACAGCTCGCTGTGTGACCTTCTCGTGCCCACTGAGGAACATGTCCACTACATCCTCGCTCACCGTGAGAGCCCGTGTGTGGAACAGCACCATGCTGGAG GATTTTGCCAACGCTTTTCGGGTGACCGTGAAAGGGAACGCCACGCTGAGGCTGGAGACCGACAAACCCACCATCAAGATGAAAACTGAAAATCGAGAG TTTGTGGTGAACATTGATCCTGTTCCAGGAGAAGAAACCCCATATAACGTTCCATTATGGATATATATCATTGCAGGCGTAGCAGGAATCCTCTTATTAGGCATCATCAGCCTCATCCTGTGGAAG TGTGGCTTCTTTAAACGTGCCAGTCGAAGGGAGATGTACGAAGCCAAGGCCCAAAAAGCACAGATGAAGATACAGCCATCCGAGACAGAGAGGCTGACTGAGGACTACTGA
- the itga3b gene encoding integrin alpha-3b isoform X1, whose translation MAPSSLLHFCFCMIYTAQTCSGFNVDVRFPVIKEGKTKGSFFGFSVAQHSVTVKPRKYLLLAGAPKEKALSQLKVNETGAIYSCPITTDLTDCTRVDLITSTDSSEMIEGMWLGVTVASQTEHPGGRVLACGHRYVKIVQGGGEEQRRMVGKCFVRGNDLSFDHNDLWQDHSYEVCNPNNDMELEGMCNMGISAGMTDSDVYIGCTGSFEWQGNVHVTWRDTTPDNSWDYSEKDLGSLNKRNSYMGYSVTEDMKLLSINEYTVVTGAPRDDSRGSVTLAVKGSTNLEPAIVIPGEQVGSYFGSSITVTDLNNDDWNDLIVGAPFYFDRDEDQGGAVYIFMNENGAFQLKPSVILNGATGSAFGFAVAAIGDINQDGFQDFAVGAPFHDSGKVYIWMGSKEGITNVPSQVIDGKSLGSGGFQTFGYSLSGGMDMDGNKYPDILVGSLDDRIALLRARPVIHLSKNFTVEPKIVDPSQCTDTCITAKMCFTYMLSNGNRNFKKDITVKYTVEADRNRRSPRVQFLNGKSTYTGLLSFSYPTCQELKLQVNEQVTNKLEPVVFLLNVSLSESAVQPQETLQDLDAFPMLSGQQQLTEKTEINFQKECGSDNKCSSNLQVKAQFASEEQTVFPSVDNRQMMEYNSSVKKLVLLVEVSNMPESGREAEDAHHAMLNITVPPTLTYYGFRSKEIECNTNKTVMCNLGNPFKSDRKISFQIIFETFTTLYTEQIVLQLQLSTLSEQSDLYPVPVVLNVENTILTSFSIENAVVNTYFSGKVVGESAMNSTSDIGSLVEYVFKVRVLGEPLGVLGTLVVDFKWPVEVTNGKWLLYVAEILTDGTSESHCVPPGKIVNHLNLTLSMKSSKRHKRDLDNSQPLTEAAITRLTPRKKIFLLDCAEQTARCVTFSCPLRNMSTTSSLTVRARVWNSTMLEDFANAFRVTVKGNATLRLETDKPTIKMKTENREFVVNIDPVPGEETPYNVPLWIYIIAGVAGILLLGIISLILWKCGFFKRASRREMYEAKAQKAQMKIQPSETERLTEDY comes from the exons CAGATTCATCCGAGATGATAGAAGGCATGTGGCTTGGCGTGACCGTAGCCAGTCAAACCGAGCATCCTGGTGGACGAGTGTTG GCATGTGGCCACCGCTATGTTAAAATAGTGCAGGGTGGAGGAGAGGAGCAGCGGCGCATGGTGGGCAAATGCTTCGTCCGGGGTAACGACCTGAGCTTTGACCACAATGACTTATGGCAGGACCACTCATACGAAGTGTGCAACCCCAACAACGACATGGAGTTGGAAGGCATGTGTAACATGGGCATTTCTGCAGGCATGACGGACAGCGACGTCTACATCGGCTGCACTGGGAGTTTTGAATGGCAGG GCAACGTGCATGTTACATGGAGAGACACAACCCCAGACAACTCCTGGGATTACAGTGAAAAAGACTTGGGTTCTCTAAACAAGCGCAACAGCTACATGG GCTACTCTGTGACGGAAGACATGAAGTTGTTGAGCATAAACGAGTACACAGTGGTTACAGGGGCTCCCAGAGACGACTCCAGGGGTTCAGTGACACTGGCAGTGAAAGGGTCAACCAACCTCGAGCCTGCAATTGTGATCCCAGGAGAGCAAGTGGGCTCTTACTTTGGGAGCAGTATAACAGTGACGGATCTCAACAATGATGA CTGGAATGACCTGATAGTGGGAGCGCCGTTCTATTTTGACCGCGACGAAGACCAAGGCGGAGCAGTGTACATTTTCATGAACGAAAATGGAGCTTTCCAGCTCAAGCCTAGTGTCATCCTGAACGGTGCCACGGGTTCTGCGTTTGGATTCGCCGTGGCAGCTATAGGAGACATAAATCAGGATGGATTCCAAG ATTTTGCAGTTGGAGCTCCGTTCCATGATTCTGGAAAAGTCTATATATGGATGGGGAGCAAGGAGGGAATAACAAATGTTCCTAGTCAG GTTATTGACGGGAAGTCATTGGGCTCTGGTGGATTCCAGACATTCGGTTATTCCCTTAGCGGAGGCATGGATATGGATGGCAACAAATATCCTGACATTTTAGTCGGGTCTCTCGATGACCGTATAGCACTTCTGAG GGCACGTCCAGTTATCCATTTATCCAAAAACTTCACAGTAGAGCCAAAGATTGTGGATCCCAGCCAGTGCACGGATACTTG TATCACAGCAAAGATGTGTTTTACTTATATGCTGAGCAACGGAAACCGCAACTTCAAGAAGGACATTA cTGTAAAATACACTGTAGAGGCAGACCGCAATCGGCGAAGCCCAAGAGTGCAGTTCCTCAATGGAAAAAGCACATACACAGGCCTCCTATCGTTCTCCTATCCGACCTGCCAGGAGCTCAAGCTTCAAGTAAAC GAGCAAGTAACAAATAAACTGGAGCCAGTTGTGTTTCTCCTAAATGTTTCTCTGAGTGAGTCTGCAGTTCAACCCCAAGAGACACTACAGGACCTTGACGCATTCCCTATGCTCAGTGGCCAGCAGCAGCTGACTGAGAAAACCGAG ATCAACTTCCAGAAGGAGTGTGGCTCTGATAACAAATGTAGCAGTAATCTGCAGGTGAAGgcacagtttgccagtgaagaGCAAACCGTATTCCCCAG TGTAGATAATAGACAGATGATGGAATATAACAGCAGCGTCAAGAAGCTGGTTCTGTTAGTGGAGGTGAGCAACATGCCCGAGAGCGGCAGGGAGGCTGAGGACGCACATCATGCCATGCTCAACATCACCGTTCCCCCTACACTCACCTACTATGGCTTTCGGTCCAAG gAAATTGAGTGTAACACTAACAAGACTGTGATGTGCAATCTTGGAAACCCATTTAAGAGTGACAGGAAG ATTTCCTTTCAGATCATATTTGAGACTTTTACTACACTTTACACAGAGCAGATTGTGCTGCAGCTCCAGCTGTCTAC tctgaGTGAACAGAGTGACCTGTATCCTGTGCCAGTCGTCCTCAATGTGGAGAACACAATCCTCACCTCTTTCTCTAT AGAGAACGCAGTGGTGAACACTTATTTTAGTGGTAAAGTGGTGGGTGAGTCAGCCATGAACAGCACAAGTGACATCGGCAGTCTAGTGGAGTACGTCTTCAAG GTGCGTGTGTTGGGAGAACCACTGGGAGTGTTAGGGACTCTGGTCGTGGACTTTAAATGGCCTGTTGAGGTGACAAACGGTAAATGGCTGCTGTATGTGGCAGAGATCTTAACTGACGGGACGTCTGAGTCACACTGCGTTCCTCCGGGAAAAATCGTTAATCATCTGAACTTAACA CTGTCAATGAAGAGCTCGAAGCGGCATAAGCGAGATTTGGACAACAGCCAGCCACTCACTGAAGCAGCTATAACCCGCCTCACTCCGCGCAAAAAGATCTTCCTGCTG GACTGTGCGGAGCAGACAGCTCGCTGTGTGACCTTCTCGTGCCCACTGAGGAACATGTCCACTACATCCTCGCTCACCGTGAGAGCCCGTGTGTGGAACAGCACCATGCTGGAG GATTTTGCCAACGCTTTTCGGGTGACCGTGAAAGGGAACGCCACGCTGAGGCTGGAGACCGACAAACCCACCATCAAGATGAAAACTGAAAATCGAGAG TTTGTGGTGAACATTGATCCTGTTCCAGGAGAAGAAACCCCATATAACGTTCCATTATGGATATATATCATTGCAGGCGTAGCAGGAATCCTCTTATTAGGCATCATCAGCCTCATCCTGTGGAAG TGTGGCTTCTTTAAACGTGCCAGTCGAAGGGAGATGTACGAAGCCAAGGCCCAAAAAGCACAGATGAAGATACAGCCATCCGAGACAGAGAGGCTGACTGAGGACTACTGA